The window CTCGCCACGCCGAAGGCGAACTCGGGAGAGCCGGCGTACAGCGCCCCGCCGACCGCCGCCGAGGGGACGACGACCGTGTTCCGGACGAGGTAGTACGACCCGGTCACGCGACCGCCGGCGTTCTGTGCTGCGGGACCGACGATGAGCGCCTTGTGCGCCGGGAGACCCGCGAATCGGAGCCCGGAGAAGGCGAAGAGGACGAACAACAGCGCGGACGGAGTGAACGTGAACCCCGCCAGCGTCAGGCCCGACTCGGGGACCGCGATCAGGAGAATCGGGAAGACGGCGTAGACGACGAAACCGAGTGCGACGACCGGCTTCAGGCCGACGCGCTCGGCGAGTTTGGCGACCGGGACCATCGACAGCAGGGCGACCGCCATCTCGACCGACAGCAGGACGCCGAACAGCGCGTCGGGGTTCAGGAAGCCGACGACCGGCAGGGTGGCGCTGGCGGCGAGGAACTCGGTGACGACGATGACGAAGAAGACGTACACCATCCCGTTGGCGAAGCGAATCAGGGTGTCCGCGACGAGCAGGGGCTTCAGGGGACTCGGTAGGCCCGCGAGGTCTGCGAGGACCCCGGAGACGCCCGCGAAGGACTTCCCGAGGCTGTCTTCGCTCGCGTCGTACAGGAGGTGTTGTGCGACCGTGGCGAGCAGTGCGACGACGGCCGCGACCGCGAGGATCAGTCGGAAGCCGGCACCGAAGGCGTACCGCGCGAGCACGGTCGCGGCGAGCAGTGGTCCGAGGAGAAACGCGGTCCGGCGGAAGGTCTCGGTGCTGGCGAAGCCCGTCGCCAACTTCCCCGGCGGGACGCTCTGTTTCACGATGGCGAAGGTCGCCCCGAGGCCGAACGACTTCCACGCCTGCGCGAAGCCGAGGCCGAGGAAGATGCCGACCGGGAGCGCGACCGGTTCGAGGAGTGTGACCCCTGCGAGTGAGAGCCCGAGCGTCACGAAGCCGAACGACTCGGCGAACAGCCAGACGAGGAAGCCGACCGTCGAGGCGAGGCCGAACAGCGTCAGTGCCGACCGGGAGCCGATCCGATCCGAGAGTGCGCCGCCGGGGTAGGGGTAGACGGCGCTGATCAGGTTGCCGAAGCTCCCGAACAGTCCGATGGCGATACTGCTGGCACCGAGGACGCTCATGTAGCGTGGCATGTACCGCCCGGTCATCTGGAAGCCGAGCGAGAAGGCGAACATCGCGAGCGAGAGGACGAGCACGTCGCGTTCTAAGGCGAAGAACTGGCGGAAGTAGGTGAACGCGCCGACCTCGCTCTCGGTGTCGCTCATCGTCCGACTGTCTGTGTGACCCGGCAAAACCCCTGCGGATAGCGTCTCTGTGGCGTCGGTGTGCGGAACGTTGCCAGACGGAGCAGTCCGTCACGGGGTCGACCGAGGCGCGGGGTGCGCGAACCGTCGCCCGCACGACGACGCCAGCAGACTCGCCACCCAGTCGTCTCCGAGCGATCCACCCAGCTCTCCCGCGACGACGTCGACGATCGACCAGCGTCCGTCCCGTCCGCAACCGACCGATTCTTGCCCGCCCGTCGACTACCACGAGCCAATGGACGCGCCGCTGTGGACCGAGCAGTACGCCCCCGACCTCGCCGACCTGCCCCAGTCCGACGTCCGGGAGCGACTGACACTCGCCGTCGACGAGCCGATGAACCTCGTCGTGCAGGGACCGCCGGGTGCGGGCAAGACCGCCGCCGTGCGCGCGCTGGCCCGCGAGGCCCACGCGGACCCCGACAACGACCTCGTGGAGATCAACGTCGCGGACTTCTTCGACCGGACGAAAACGGAGATCCGCAACGACCCACGCTTCGCGCCGTTTCTGGAGGGGCGAAGCCGGATGGCGAAACGCGACATGATCAACCACGTGCTGAAGGAGTCCGCGAGCTACGCGCCGGTCTCCGGCCAGTACAAGACGGTCGTGCTGGACAACGCCGAGGCGATCCGCGAGGACTTCCAGCAGGCCCTGCGCCGCGTGATGGAGAAGCACCACCGGACGACCCAGTTCGTCATCACGACCCGCCAGCCCTCGAAGCTGATCCCGCCGATCCGGTCGCGCTGTTTCCCGGTGCCGGTGCGCGCGCCGACGACCGACGAGATCCGGGACGTCCTCGCCGGGATCGCCGACGCCGAGGAGATCGAGTACGACGCCGACGGCCTGGAGTTCGTCGCCGGCTACGCCGACGGCGACCTCCGGAGTGCGATCCTCGGCGCGCAGGCGACCGCGGTCGAACACGACGAGATCACGATGCAGTCGGCCTACGAGGTCCTCGGCGAGGTCGGCTGGGACGACGAACTCGCCTCGGTGCTGTCGGACGCGGAGGTCGGCGACTTCACCTCGGCCCGGAAGACGCTCGACGACCTGCTGGACGACGAGGGCTTCGACGGCGGGACCCTGCTCGCAGAACTGCTCCGGGTCGCGCGCAAGAAGTACGATGGCGACGACCTCGCGCGTCTGCACCGACTCGCCGGTCGGATCGACCTCGACCTGGCCGAGGGCACCGACGACCGTCTCCACCTGACCCACCTGCTGACGCTGTGGGCGACCGGCGAGACCGGCGAGCGCCGGGGCATCCGGGAGCAGTCGGCGTGACGACCGACGACGCAGGTGACGCCGGTTCCGCGTCTGACTCGACGCCGGACGACTCTCTCGACCGCCACCAGCCACCGAGTCGCGTGCCGGGGTTCGCCCCCGGCGTCGAGCGGTTCGGGACCGCCCTGCTCGTCGGGACGCTGGCGACCGCCGTGCTGTTCACGCCGGTCGTCGCGCTCCTGCCGGCCGCGCTGGTCGCGTTCGTGTGCTACTTCTTCCGCGATCCGGATCGGTCGCCGCCGGACGCACGGATCGTCGCGCCCGCAGACGGTCGGGTCTCCGTGATTCGCGAAGAGGGCGACCGCGTCCGGGTCGGCGTGTTCATGAACGTCACCGACGTCCACGTGAACCGCGCACCGGCCGACGGCGAGGTGGTCGCCGTCACCCACCGACCGGGAGCCAACAAGCCGGCGTTCGCGAAGGACTCGGACCGGAACGAGCGCGTCGACATCGACTGTGGCGACTACGACCTGTCGCTGATCGCTGGCTGGTTCGCCCGGCGCATCCACCCCTACGTGACCGAGGGCGACAGCCTCCGGCAGGGCGAGCGCGTGGGCCACATCGACTTCGGGTCGCGGGCCGACGTGTTGTTGCCACCGGAACTCGGTGTCGAGGACGTGGCCGTCGAGAGAGGCGACACGGTACGAGCAGGCGAGACGGTCCTCGTAGAGTAGACGACGACGCGGTTCGCGGCGACCGACCGAGTTCGTGACCGACCGAGTTCGTGACCGACCGAGTTCGTGACCGACCGAGTTCGTGACCGGCGACGCACGACGCCCAGACCGCCCCAACCAGAATCCTTAATGATCGGTCCGGCAAAACTTGCATCCATGTACGACGAGGACGAACTCGCCGAGATACGCGACTCACGGGAGGAGTGGGAGGCCGAGACCCGCGACCCGGTCCGCGAGCAGTACGGCGAGCGACAGGAGCGGTTCGCCACGGTCTCGAACCACGAGATCGAGGACCTCTACACACCCGCCGACGTGGCCGACATCGACTACGACGAGGACCTCGGCTTCCCCGGCGAGTTCCCCTACACGCGAGGCGTCTACCCGACGATGTACCGGGGTCGGACGTGGACGATGCGGCAGTTCGCCGGCTTCGGCACCGCAGAGGAGACCAACGACCGCTTCCACTTCCTCGTCGAGAACGGGCAGACCGGCCTCTCGACGGCCTTCGACATGCCCTCGCTGATGGGCAAAGACTCCGACGACCCCCTCTCGGACGGCGAGGTCGGGAAGGAGGGCGTCGCGGTCGACACGCTCCGGGACATGGAGATTCTCTTCGACGGCATCGACATCGGCGACGTCTCCACCTCCTTCACGATCAACCCCTCCGCGCCGGTGATCTACGCGATGTACGTCGCCTTGGCCGACCAGCAGGGCGTCCCGCGCGAGCAGATTCGCGGCACCCTCCAGAACGACATGCTGAAGGAGTTCATCGCCCAGAAGGAGTGGGTCATCCCGCCGGAGCCGAGTCTCGACATCGTCACCGACACCATCGAGTTCGCCGTGCGGGAGACCCCGAAGTTCCGACCCGTCTCCATCTCGGGGTACCACATCCGGGAGGCTGGGTCGACTGCGGTTCAGGAGTTGGCCTTCACGCTCGCAGACGGCTTCGCGTACGTCGAGGACGCCATCGACCGAGGGATGGACGTGGACGAGTTCGCCCCACAGCTCTCCTTTTTCTTCAACTCGCACAACTCGATCTTCGAGGAGGTCGGCAAGTTCCGCGCCGCCCGGCGCATCTACGCCCGGATCATGGACGAGTGGTACGACGCGGGCACGCCCGCCTCGAAGCAGTTGAAGTTCCACACGCAGACCGCCGGCCAGTCGCTCACGGCCCAGCAACCGCTGAACAACGTGGTGCGCGTCACGATCCAGGCGCTCGCGGGGGTGCTGGGCGGCACGCAGTCGCTCCACACCAACAGCTTCGACGAGGCACTCGCGCTCCCCTCCGAGCAGGCAGTGCGGGTCGCCCTGCGGACCCAGCAGATCATCGCCGAGGAGTCCGGCGCGGCCGACAGCATCGACCCGCTCGCGGGGAGTTTCATGGTCGAGTCGCTCACCGAGGAGATCGAAGCGGAGGCGATGGCCTACATCGAGGAGATCCGCGAGATGGGCGACGGGTCGGTGCGCGACGGCGTGCTCGAGGGCATCGAACAGGGCTACTTCCACCGCGAGATCCAGGACGCCTCCTACGAGTACCAGGAGCGCGTCGAGTCCGGCGAGGAGACGGTCGTCGGCGTCAACGCCTACGAGACCGAGGAGGACACCCGCCCCGAGGTGCTGAAGGTCGACGAGGAGACGCAGGACCGCCAACTCGGTCGTCTCGCGGACGTGAAGGCGGACCGCGACGACGACGCGGTGGAGGCGTCGCTCGATGCGCTCCGCGAGGCGGTCGACTCGGGCGAGAACGTGATGCCGTACATCGTGGACGCGGTGAAGGCGTACGCCACGATGGGCGAGATCATGGACGTGTTCGAGCGCAAACACGGCTCCTACCGCGAGACGATCGGACTGGCGTAACCCGTCTAGAGACCGAGCGGCGCTCGCACGCCGGGGGCGTCCGGTCGCAGGGGGGGTCCGAACCCGATGCACTTACGGTCCTCCTGTGACTTGACGAAAGAGATGGAGGGCGTACTCTGGTACGTGTTGACCGGGACCCGTGGCGGCGGGAACCGGGTGCGTATCATGAAAGCGATCGACGAACGCCCTCGCAACGCCAACAAACTCGCCGAGTCGCTCGACCTCGACTACACGACGGTCAGACACCACCTCGACGTGTTGCAGGACAACGACATCGTCGAGAAGAAGGGCGGCGACTACGGCGCGATCTACATCCCCTCGAACCGCGTCCGGACCCACTGGGACGTGGTCGAGCAGATAATGGAGCAGGTAGAGTGACGACGACGAGCCCACAGGCCGTTCAGATTCCGGACAGAGTTTGGAAAGAGTATAAACGCGACTGCCGACTAGGAGGTGTCACATGGCGATCTGGCTGGACGTAGCGCGAGTCGCGGCAGGTGTCAACATCCTGTTACTGCTCGGGTTGAGCTACGTCTGGGTCCGGAACTACGCCGAGTTCCGGTCGAAACACACGCTGGCGCTGATGCTGTTCGGTCTCCTCCTCCTCGTGGAGAACGCCGTCGCGCTGTACGTCTTCTCGCTGGACCCCATCCTCAGCGCGTGGATCTCCTCGTCTGACCCCATCGCCCAGTGGGCGATGATGGTGCTCCGCCTGCTGGAGTTCGGCGCGCTGGCGATCATGGCGTGGGCGACGTGGGACTGACGCGGCCGCGTCTCCTGGCCGTGCTGTGACGCCTACACCACGGCGACCTGGCCGTCGTCTCTCGCTTTCTCTCGCGGTGAGTGCCACCTCGTGAGGTAGGTTTATCACGGATCATTCTGACCTTTCGAACGGCTATGTCAGATGGTGACGCGGAACTAGAGGCGCGGCTGGCTGAACAGGAGGCGTTCGAGCCCCCCGAGGAGTTCGTGGCACAGGCGAACGTCACCGACGAGGGCATCTACGAGGAGTTCGCGGAGAACTGGCCGGACTGCTGGGAGCAGGCGGCCGGGATGCTGGACTGGTTCGAGGACTACGACCAGGTGCTGGACGACTCGAACCCGCCCTTCTACAAGTGGTTCACCGACGGGAAGCTCAACGCCTCGTACGAGTGTCTCGACCGCCACCTCGACGAGCGTGGCGACGAGGCGGCCATCGAGTGGGTCGGCGAACCCGTCGAGGAGGACAACCGCACGTTCACCTACGACGAACTCCACCGCGAGGTGAACGAGTTCGCGGCCGCCCTCCGGGAGATGGGCGTCGGCGAGGACGACATCGTGACGATGTACATGCCGATGGTCCCCGAGTTGACCATCGCACTGCTGGCGTGTGCCCGCATCGGCGCACCGCACTCGGTCGTCTTCGCGGGCTTCTCGGCGGACGCGCTCGCCACCCGGATGAACGCCGCCGACTCGGAGTACCTGCTCACGTGTGACGGCTACTACCGGCGCGGCGACCCCCTCGACCACCTCTCGAAGGCGAACACGGGACTGGAGGGCGTCGATCACGACACCCAGACGGTCGTCGTCGAGCGCTTGATGGACGGCGACGGCTTCGACCACGACCTCGCGGACGACCAGCACAGTTACAGCGAGGTCGTCGCGGCCCAGGCAGGCGCGGAGGTCGACCCCGTCGAACGCGACGCCGAGGACATGCTGTTCATGATGTACACCTCGGGGACGACGGGCAAGCCCAAAGGTGTCAAGCACACCACCGGGGGCTACCTCTCGTGGGCGGCGTGGACCTCCCACGCCGTCTTGGACATCAAGCCCGAGGACACCTACTTCTGCTCGGCCGACATCGGCTGGATCACGGGCCACTCGTACATCGTCTACGGTCCGCTGGCGCTCGGCACCACCTCGATGATGTACGAGGGGACGCCGGACTACCCGGATCGCGACCGCCTGTGGGAGATCGTCGAGGAGTACGAGGCGACCCAACTCTACACCGCTCCGACCGCGATTCGGGCGTTCATGAAGTGGGGCGCGGAGTACCCCGACAGACACGACCTCTCCAGTCTGCGACTGCTCGGGACGGTCGGCGAACCGATCAACCCGCGGGCGTGGAAGTGGTACTACAAGCACATCGGCGACGAGTCCTGCCCGGTCGTGGACACCTGGTGGCAGACCGAGACGGGCGGGATGATGGTCACGACACTGCCGGGGATCAAGACGATGAAACCCGGCAGTGCCGGGCCACCCCTGCCGGGTGTAGACGTACAGATCGTCGACACGATGGGCGAGGAGGTCGAAGCCGGTCGTGCGGGGTACCTCACGGTCAACAAGCCGTGGCCGGGGATGCTCCGGACGCTGTACAAGAACGACGAGCGGTTCATCAACGAGTACTGGGCGGAGTACTCCGACACCGACAGCGACGACCCCGCAGACTGGGTGTACTTCCCCGAAGACGGTGCGAAGATCGACGACGACGGCTACATCACGGTGCTGGGTCGCGTGGACGACGTGATCAACGTCTCCGGTCACCGACTGGGGACGATGGAGATCGAGTCGGCTATCGTCGGCGTCGAAGGTGTCGCGGAGGCCGCAGTCGTCGGCGGCGACCACGAGATCAAAGGCGAGGCCGTCTACGCCTACGTGATCCTCGAAGAGGGGCAGGAACCGACCGAGGAGATGCGCGGGAAGATCGTGCAGGGCGTCGACGACGCCATCGGCCCCATCGCCAAGCCGGAGCAGGTCGTCTTCACCGAGGAACTGCCGAAGACGCGGTCGGGGAAGATCATGCGCCGCCTGCTCGAACAGATCGCCAACGGCGAGGAACTGGGTGACACGACGACGCTCCGGAACCCGGAGATCGTCGCGGAGATCCAAGAGCGGGCACAGAGCGACTGAAGCGACCGTCAGCAGTTCTCATTTTTCGCCGACGACTCGTTCGAGTGCGCCACAGCAGATCGTCTACTCAGCGCCGACCCACTCGCGGATGCAGGTCTCGTTACAGAGGTAGTGTCGCTCTACGCCCGTCCGCGAACTGCGACCGTTTCGTCTCAGCCGAACGAGCAGGTGTCGCTCCTGTAAGAGCAGGTCGACGCCGCAGTTCGCACACGCCTCGCTCGACTCGTCGGTCAGGTCCCAGACGTGGTGTCTGGCGACACGCCCGATGGTCGTGTCGCTGTCGTACTCACGAGGCGTCGCACCGGTGTACTCCGAGAGTGCCATACCACGCGGTACTCCCCGCCCACTCAAGAGATTTTCCGGGGTAGCGGTACGGAGAAATATAGTCCCACACACACTGTGTCGGCGCTATAGAGCAGTGGGGAGTCGTATCGAGAGTCGGCGGTCGTCGGCGACGACGCCGGTCCGGTCGGGTGGTTCGTCGGTCGTCACGCCCAAAACTATATCACGAACGTTTCGGTACGTTTCGGTGAGATGGAGAAGCCACTTCTCGTCACCGACTTTCTGGACAGGGCGCGGGAGTACTACGGCGACCACGAGGCGGTGCTCGCGACGACCGGCGAGCGGTACACCTACGAGGAACTCGGTGCGCGCGCAGACGGCGTCTCGGCGCTCCTGCAGGCGAAGGGCATCGAGAAGGGGGACCGCGTCGCGGTGCTCGACCCGAACACCCACTACCACCTGGAGATGGCCTACGGGTCCATGCAGATCGGGGCGATCCACACCCCGCTGAACTACCGGCTGGTGCCGACCGACTTCGAGTACATCCTCTCGGACGCGGGCGTGGACGCGGTGTTCGCCGACCACGAGTTCGCCGAGAAGATCGAGGCGGTCCGCGACGAGATACCGACCGAGACGTTCCTCACCGACGACCCCGACGCCGTGGAGGGCGACTGGGAGGGCATCGAAGACGTGCTGGAACCGGGGGCGGACTACGACCGCCCGGAGATGCACGAAGACGAGACGATCACGATCAACTACACCTCGGGGACGACCGGCGACCCCAAGGGGGTCTGTCGGACCCACCGCACCGAGACGCTCCACGCCTACCTCATCTCCCACCACCAGGAGATCACCGACGACGACGTCTACCTCTGGACGCTCCCGATGTTCCACGTCAACGGGTGGGGCCACATCTACGCCGTGACGGGCAACGGCGCACGCCACATCTGCACGCGCGGCGTGGACGTGGCGGAGGTGTTCGACCACATCGCGGCGGAGGACGTGTCGTACTTCTGTGCCGCGCCGACCGTCCTCAAGCGCCTGCTGGACTACGAGGCGGACCACGACGTGACCGTCACCGGCGAGAACCCGGTCCGGGTGGCGACCGCCGGCGCGGCCCCACCCGAGGCGACCATTCGTGGTATCGAGGACGACTTCGGCTGGTACCTGAAACACGTCTACGGCGCGACCGAGACCGGGCCGCTCATCACCACCTCCGACGCCAAGCGGTTCTTCGATCAAGCGAGTCAGGAGCGGTTCGCCGTCAAGAAGCGACAGGGGATCGGCTACCTCGGCACCGAGATCCGCGTCGTCGACGACGACGGGACCGACGTGCCACGGGACGGGCAGACGATCGGCGAGATCGTCGTGCGCGGGAATCAGGTGATGGACCGCTACTGGAACAAACCGGAGGCGACCGAGGAAGCCTTCTCGGATCGCGTCGAGGGCTACTACCACATGGGTGACCTCGCGGCGGTCGACGAGAACGGTTTCCTGATCATCCAGGACCGCAAGAAGGACATCATCATCTCCGGCGGGGAGAACATCTCCAGTCTCGAACTCGAAGACACCCTGTTCGAGCACCCGGAGGTGGACGACGTGGCCGTCATCCCCGCCCCCTCCGAGGAGTGGGGTGAGACGCCGAAGGCGTTCATCGTTCCCCGGTCGGGCGATCCGATGGAACCCCGGACGACCCACGAGGAACTGCGCGACTTCTGCCGGGAGCGCGTGGCGTCGTACAAGGTGCCCGGCGAGTTCGAGTTCGTCGCGGAACTGCCGAAGACGGCGACCGGGAAGATCCAGAAGTACGAACTCCGCCAGCGCGAGTGGGACGACGAAGAGCGGATGATCGGCGAGGGGTGAGTGCTTCGCCGGTGGGCCGACGAGGGGAGCATTCCCGAATCCGGTCGCTGTCGGCGACTCTCGGCGACGTAACGACTTACTAAGCTGTCTTGCGGCGTGAGAAAGGGTTTTTATTCACCCGTTTGTTGGGTTTGTGTGATGGACGACGACCAGACGATCGAGGAGATCCTCGACACCATCGGGGACACCGAAGCACGGCGCGTGCTGGCGGCAGTGAGTCGGGACTCCCTCTCGGCGAAGGAACTCGGCGAGGAACTCGACCTCTCACTGCCGACGGTGTACCGCCGGCTGGAGATCCTCCAGGAACACGATCTGGTCACTTCGCGCACCCTCGTCGCGGAGAACGGGAACCACTACAAGGTGTTCGAGTGCAACTTCAACAGCACCGTCATCTCGCTGGACGACGACGAGTACAACGTCCGCATCTACCGGGAGGACAACCTCCCGGACCGGTTCTCGGATCTCTGGGACGACCTCAGTGGAGCGTAGGGGAGCGAGGGGACAGCGGGCCGCGACCGGGGAGCGACTGCGTCGGCCCCGATTTCGCTGTCGACGGTCGGAGATTTAATGACGGGTCGGGTGCGACACATCGACGATGGTTTCAGCCGCGTGGATCGCGCTCAGTGTCATGCGTCTCGTGCTGTTCGGTCTCGCACTCGGGTTGACGCTCATCAGTTTTCAGGCCTACACCAAGAAGCAGACCGACCGACTCCAGTACGCCTTCATCGGCTTCGCGTTCATCAGCATGGGCGTCGCGCTGATGACGCTGACGACACAGCTCACGGACACGCTCGTGCTGTTCCAACTGGTTCTCACTATCCCCTTCATCATCGGCTTCAGCATGCTGTACGTCTCGCTGTTCCGGTGACCGACCGGGTCTGTCGCCACCCCCTCGACACGTGTGGTGTCCACCGGATTCTCACACTCGGAACGAGCCCCCGAGTTTCCCCGAGCGCAGGTCTCGCCCCGTCTCCATCCGCCGTCGTCTCTTCACGACCGGCATATTCTCCCGGTAGAGGGCGTCTGGGTGCGTTTCGAGACCGAGTGTGAAGCTACTCGGCGGGTGTCGTGGCTGTCGGCTGTGCTCACGTAGAACTGGTTCTCAGGGCATGAAACGCCCGCGTAACGCAGATTCGGGTTCGTCTCCTGAGGGTGTCTCTGCGCCGTCCGTCCTCACGCTCGGGGAAATCGCCAGACGGAACCCGAGTGTGAAGATTTCGAGGCCCGAGAGACGGCTTTCGACCACCAGCCTGACCTTCGATGCGGCGCTCGTCGCCCTTCGAGAATCCGTCGTATTCGAGCCGTTCGAGACGTCAGACTGCTGAATCCGGGATTCATTGTCGATCTCTGATACACTCTCGTCGGCGTTCACACTCGGCCTTGAACCCTTGCCACACCGCTTCTACCGGGAGAATACGTCGATTGTGAAGATACGATGGCGCGTGCTGACGGCGCTATCGAGGCGCTCGGCGGTGCTCGACTGGCGGGGCCGTGTGTGACTCTGACTGCGTATGACTCACGGAGGCCGTGTGTGACTCTGGTTGTGTGCGACTCACGGAGGCCGTGTGTGACTCCCGGGGGGCGCGTGACTCTCCAGCAGTCGTCGATACACGCGACATCGTCTCCGGACTGCCCCCGTCTCGTGTCTACTCGTCGCGTCTCGCCGTCACTACAGCCAACGGTTGCGCTTACAGAAGGGATATCGCCCCCACTGCACACGACATGCCCATGGCGGACGACAAACACCGTGACGAGCGAGCGACCCGAGACGTAGCGCAGGGCGGCGTCTCGACTGTACTGTTCGGGTCGGGCCCACTCACCGCGCGCTGGCGACGACTCGCCGGGGTCGCGCTCGGACTCGCACTCGTGACCTTCACGGGGTACGAACTCGGTGTGTTCGCCGTCTCGGGAGGCGTCGTCTTCGTTCCGGCCCACGCCGCGCTGGTCTGTCTCCTCGCCGCTGGCTGGGCAGGCTACGCCCGAGAGGGACTGCTCGGCGGCTGGCTGCTCGCCGTGGCCACGCTTCTCGGCTGGCAAGCCGAGTGGGCTACAGAGATCTCTGCACGCCCGCTCGTCGAGCGCATCGCCTACGTCGTCGAACCGACTGGCCTCGCGGTCCTCGCGGTACTGGGCGCGATACTGGCCGTGCTCGGCTTCTCCGTCGGCGCGGTCGGCCGGTGGAGCGTCGAGCGACTCCGGGCTGGCAGGCAGGTGTCGACCGACGGCTGAGTGGCGTGGTGTGTGGTGAGTGGGTTCGGACACGCGCACATCATCTCCGGCTGTAGACACTCTGATTGTCTGAATCAACTGAACCAGCCCGCTGTGCGTAGTGAACTGTTTCACAGTCGCTCATATCCACAGTACGCTCACTGAGATCTACAGAGAACGCAAAGCGAGTGCCGCTGGGCGTGACTTCGAGGCAGTTCACTCGTCGGCTCGGGGAACGTGAACTGTGGACGGAGAGCGGTGAACAGTCGAGTGACGTGAGCCCCTATTCGTTTTCGAGGGCGTCGTAAATCTCGCGATGTTCGTCTCGGTCTGCCTTGGCGACCCGTATCACCAGTTCCCGACGGATGTCGTCCATCACGTCGTCGAGTGGCGTGCGGTCGCCAGTCTGCTCTTCTGTCGCCATACGTCGTCGTTGTCCACGAGTCCGGTTAATCGTTCGGGTCCGTCGAATCGTCAGCAAGTTTATCGAGTCCGTACTCGACGAGGTCGCCTCGCCACTCTGCGATGACGTCGTTCAGATCGACCTCGATGGTATTCGTTCGGAGATATTCGAGCACGTCGTCCTCGTCGACCGTCGTCTCGTCCGTCCCGAACTGCTTCAGTATCGCTCTCATATCGTTGTCGTACTCGAAGCGGTACCCGTTGAGCACATAGAAGACGACCACTGTGTTGAGCGCGGTACGTTTGTTTCCGTCCACGAACGGATGATTGGCAACGAGGAGCCGAAGGAGATGAAACGCCTTCTCGTGAATCGTTTCGGGGACCTCGCCGAAATTCCCTTCGCTGACGTACGCCAGGGCGAATTCGATATCTCCACGGCGATGGACGCCGGGGCTGGTGTCCGGATACTCGGAGACGATGTCCTCGTGGATGTTGAGCACGTCGTCGACAGACGGATACCAGAACGAGTCGGTCATCGGCGGCACATCACACCGAACGGACCTATTGGTTTCTCTCTCCGACGGCGTTCTCGGCGGATACAGGTGACGCGTTGGCGAACAGACCGGCGTCGCAGGTACAAGTGAATAGCGCGGTCCAGCCGAGTCGAAATACTGGATCTGATCAGGGACTCCACGCATCGAACGCGCTGGCGACGCGCCCAGTCTGCAGCACCGGCGTAACAACGGATCAGCAGCTGAGCGTTGCAATAGTGCCGGAATCTGCTAATCTGCCGTCTCGCGCGTGCCGCTGACTGTGTCGTTCACCGGTCGGAGGTGTGACGCTCCCTTTTAGCTCACGAAGTGTGGTTCTCGCAGGGCGTGAAGTCTCCGCTTCGTCTGCTCATCTCTCCGGATGGTTCGCGTGTCTGTTTTAAGGCGTTCGTCGACATGGTCCGGCGGGTGTGCTGTGTGAGTCAAGATGTTCAGGAGCGTGACCGCGAGCGGTTTCTCGCTCACACTGCGTGTGATGCGAGCGTTAACAAGCGAGAACGAAGCCACCGACCCCCGGAGTTGTGCATGACCGACGAGTTAGATGCCGAGACGCTGCTCGACGCGCTGATCGAACTCGCCGAGGAGCTGGGCGAGACGCCTACCCGCACGCAGATGAACGA of the Salinirubrum litoreum genome contains:
- a CDS encoding DUF7576 family protein, which produces MALSEYTGATPREYDSDTTIGRVARHHVWDLTDESSEACANCGVDLLLQERHLLVRLRRNGRSSRTGVERHYLCNETCIREWVGAE
- a CDS encoding long-chain-fatty-acid--CoA ligase, encoding MEKPLLVTDFLDRAREYYGDHEAVLATTGERYTYEELGARADGVSALLQAKGIEKGDRVAVLDPNTHYHLEMAYGSMQIGAIHTPLNYRLVPTDFEYILSDAGVDAVFADHEFAEKIEAVRDEIPTETFLTDDPDAVEGDWEGIEDVLEPGADYDRPEMHEDETITINYTSGTTGDPKGVCRTHRTETLHAYLISHHQEITDDDVYLWTLPMFHVNGWGHIYAVTGNGARHICTRGVDVAEVFDHIAAEDVSYFCAAPTVLKRLLDYEADHDVTVTGENPVRVATAGAAPPEATIRGIEDDFGWYLKHVYGATETGPLITTSDAKRFFDQASQERFAVKKRQGIGYLGTEIRVVDDDGTDVPRDGQTIGEIVVRGNQVMDRYWNKPEATEEAFSDRVEGYYHMGDLAAVDENGFLIIQDRKKDIIISGGENISSLELEDTLFEHPEVDDVAVIPAPSEEWGETPKAFIVPRSGDPMEPRTTHEELRDFCRERVASYKVPGEFEFVAELPKTATGKIQKYELRQREWDDEERMIGEG
- a CDS encoding DUF7521 family protein, with protein sequence MVSAAWIALSVMRLVLFGLALGLTLISFQAYTKKQTDRLQYAFIGFAFISMGVALMTLTTQLTDTLVLFQLVLTIPFIIGFSMLYVSLFR
- a CDS encoding winged helix-turn-helix domain-containing protein, translated to MDDDQTIEEILDTIGDTEARRVLAAVSRDSLSAKELGEELDLSLPTVYRRLEILQEHDLVTSRTLVAENGNHYKVFECNFNSTVISLDDDEYNVRIYREDNLPDRFSDLWDDLSGA
- the acs gene encoding acetate--CoA ligase — translated: MSDGDAELEARLAEQEAFEPPEEFVAQANVTDEGIYEEFAENWPDCWEQAAGMLDWFEDYDQVLDDSNPPFYKWFTDGKLNASYECLDRHLDERGDEAAIEWVGEPVEEDNRTFTYDELHREVNEFAAALREMGVGEDDIVTMYMPMVPELTIALLACARIGAPHSVVFAGFSADALATRMNAADSEYLLTCDGYYRRGDPLDHLSKANTGLEGVDHDTQTVVVERLMDGDGFDHDLADDQHSYSEVVAAQAGAEVDPVERDAEDMLFMMYTSGTTGKPKGVKHTTGGYLSWAAWTSHAVLDIKPEDTYFCSADIGWITGHSYIVYGPLALGTTSMMYEGTPDYPDRDRLWEIVEEYEATQLYTAPTAIRAFMKWGAEYPDRHDLSSLRLLGTVGEPINPRAWKWYYKHIGDESCPVVDTWWQTETGGMMVTTLPGIKTMKPGSAGPPLPGVDVQIVDTMGEEVEAGRAGYLTVNKPWPGMLRTLYKNDERFINEYWAEYSDTDSDDPADWVYFPEDGAKIDDDGYITVLGRVDDVINVSGHRLGTMEIESAIVGVEGVAEAAVVGGDHEIKGEAVYAYVILEEGQEPTEEMRGKIVQGVDDAIGPIAKPEQVVFTEELPKTRSGKIMRRLLEQIANGEELGDTTTLRNPEIVAEIQERAQSD
- a CDS encoding type II toxin-antitoxin system death-on-curing family toxin; the encoded protein is MTDSFWYPSVDDVLNIHEDIVSEYPDTSPGVHRRGDIEFALAYVSEGNFGEVPETIHEKAFHLLRLLVANHPFVDGNKRTALNTVVVFYVLNGYRFEYDNDMRAILKQFGTDETTVDEDDVLEYLRTNTIEVDLNDVIAEWRGDLVEYGLDKLADDSTDPND